The nucleotide window TGGTGAATTTTTCGTTTCGCGATATTTACAATTCATACAAGATATATTACAAATTAGTGAAAGTATAAGCTACACTTCGTTAAAATGCAAGCACCGACTCCGGGTTACGTCACTTCCGCTTTGGAGGGACAAGAATTTTCTCAGGGAGGGGGATAGGTCTTTCCTGTGAATTCACAAGGAACAGAAGGTCGGATAAGCTTTGCTCCACGGCAAATTCAACGGCTTTGTAACTCATCTGgcaaggaaaaggaaaagaaattacgttttgttttgtttccgaAAAGCAACTCATAGACGAtcgctaaaaaatgtcaaaaacagcGGAATTAAAGTAAATAAGAAACGGGAATAGCAGGCTGGGCTGGTCGGAATTGCCTTTCAGTTTGCAAAGACAGCAGTCATGTTGACGCAAGATCGAGCTGAGAGAGAGATATGGGACTATTCTCGATTTCACCACAAAAACTGCTTTGCACAGTACAAATCTCAGAAATGCTTGAGTACAAAAAAATAGatacacaaataaaaaaactaattaagaatttatagatgggaatatattaaaatatattaattgAGGATAGCGAATTTCTTAGACTAACGAAAACTATTTGACTTAACGCGCACTTGACGctatttcattcttttttttttccccttccttcctactatttttttttttttacgtagaTCGCAAAGCCACTTTCATTTGCCAAAAATAGCATATATATTTTAAAAGCGCAAACGTGGTAAAATTCATTTCTCAAAATAGACAATGATCTAAACTGCATTACCGGTTGAAAGTCCTCATCCGTTGGCGGGAATTGAAAATCGGGTCCAAAATTAAGCGTGATCTGTAACAAAGGAATTCAATGTGGAGAgctttataattatttttttcagtgaaaataGTCTTCGCAGCAAGAAAGGCCCGAAAAATTCAGTCCCGTtcgaatttttcaggtctttgtCTAGCCACTGCTTAGGTAGCGCTCAAAATTTGCGAGgtcattttcattgaaattgtttacaattcgcagtttaaatatttaaaattcatgtgttcattGCAGTACATTAAAATAGTTTAGTACACATTCCAAAACTCTTTTAGCCGGCCAAAATTACTGAATCGAGAGGGTAGGACTTGCAAGTTTTTTCAAACTGCCCCAGAAGTGTGGCTAGGAGACTAAGCTTCACCACAGTCCATATTTTAATAAGGTACAACTACTTCATTACCGTTGCATTTTTGTAGAGTGACACGGCTGGGTAATACGTTCCCTCGTAAATGTCCTGCCACGCAACTCCCTAAAACAATAGATTATGATACATAAAATAATAACAGTTAAAAAACAGTTAAAATGCCTGAGCAGTGTTGGTCTGGAAATTACTTAGTGAGCAGGAAACACGCAGCAGAAAAGGACAGCCATTTTTAGAACTAAATCGACAAGTACTCGATTCTCTCCTTCGCCGAAGTGTCTATGATtcctacttaacaattagactaccagcccgagttttctacgagcagatagtcaacgagggcgagtagtctaattgttttagtataaatttactcgtagtctcattgcatgaaaatgtaaagtaacgtttaagaaaaattgttttattgagTTTACATCgacaattcaaaggtttcaaacactgcgcgtgatgcgcactgaggtgtgaagcaagcatcacgtgttcaaaatattattattatatattcacaactgtagactatcagcagatagtctacgagtaatataatcaatcagattcacggattcacgatagactacgagtaaatttacaATAAACGGTTATATTAACGAAAAAAATACTTATCATAGTTATTCGTAACAGTTCTGCAAAATTGAAATGACTACCCAAGGGAACGTCCATATTTTATTAGGTAGTGGGGGCTGGTGTGATTTGGGGGTGGGGTTCATACAAAAAATCGCTTTCGAGAGGGGCCATCACAAAAAGATAAGAAAAGAAATAGGGTCAAGTGAAATATTTTAGTATGTTTTAATTAAGTGCTGGAATGTGAAAGGAAAAAGAGAGTAGAAGAAAAGGCAACGGAAGGTAGGGAGGTAAAAGATTAATCTTATGAGGATTATCCTTGGACTGAGCCGTGCGAAGATGTAACGAAGCTTAAAAAGTTACAGTAACGTGTTCCACAACTAAACAAGTATTTAAACCACCACGGGCTCAACCAGCATTTGAAGAGCAGCAAGAGTGAGAACGTAAAGACAACTGGAAGACATTCATGCTTGTAGCAGAAGAGTCCTCTCAGAGCTGGTCAACAAACACTGAGAAATGCCAGGACATTGACACAAAATAACAACAGCGACAAGAGCTAACAGCAGTGAAACGGTTGAAAGTGACAATGATGAGCATGACAGTTATGCCATTGACTCTGGAGAAGAAGATGACTCAAGTGATGTCACTCTTGCATTCATCTATTCAGATGTGGAAGATGCCAGTGATAAGCCAAATGCCACACGTTCAGGGCGAGCCATAATTAGGAGATCGGAAATTGACTTCTCTTTCTTtagatttcttttaaataaacagGTCTCTGTAGTGTACTAATGTATTGTAAATATTGTCTTCAATGTGAGCACAATAACGTGAAGTAAGGGAATAATAGAGAATACTAAAAAAGTTGAAGCCTTGAGAGagggttgttgttgttgtttttttttttagtgggGGGGCGGTCATCCGAAAAAATGACCGCTATAAGGGGGGGTGTGGCATGTGAAACAAATTGGGAGCTGAGGGGGGTCATACCATTTTTAAATGGTGCttcccaaatcccaccagccccccttCCCTCATAAAAAAGGAACTTCGATAGTACCTGACAGACTCCATTTTTGTAGAATTTTATCTGAAAAAGAGAGGTAAACGCTATAAGTAAAAAATTCGCAATTCTcatgaaaactaattttgcaTTTCTTGCAAAATCAAAGCTCAACAAACTTCGAGCTTTCAATACCACTGTGTACATAGCAAAGGTCTTCGCTTTACAAGTAAGCATCTCACCTGGCTTTCAGATAATGGTTTTAAACTCTGCAAAACAATCGCGAATTCATATGATCAGAGTGAGTTTAACTGATCAAAAAGAACATAGGATAAAGAGGGGAAGATTGGAAATCATACAACGAAACTAAAGATGGATAGATAgatttagtaaaattcaacttaAGGtgtatcatcaatgctgcgttctgattggttgagctactagcaggctatatgttatagcccctTACTAGCGAGAAGCGCCGCCacattttgtaatgttttggcggtaaaaaaggattgaagtctagctttaacttgcgaaagatgtttagtcttgatatttttttgaccaactagttggattttactaaaacaattattcctctcgccctcatggcaaGTAATAGTCGTCAGTGACttataaacttgtggccctctaagTAATGGCATGAGTCGATTTTTTGGTGAGGGAGGAACCCGGAccacccggagaaaaccctcgaagtcaggttgagatcgactgaaactcaggcCACGTGctacatttgtagtagaggtgggaGGCAAGATTGATGatcactacgccagcctgacttcccaaggagcaCAGAACGGGAGATTTCCCAAATGGTAACCCATCCAGTTATCAACGCCGTCTAACAGCGCTTGACTTCGGTGAACAGAAGGGAACCGGTGTTTAAGCAGCActcaaaatagaaaaaattgATATACCTTTTCTGCCTTATCCACGAGATCTTTTTCTTCGAAATAGAGATGATTTTTGAACTTAATTAACgcctttaaagaaaaaaaaattgaaaatgttaaGACTCCGACCTAAAAGAGATCGCAAATTTGGCGCCAATGGTATTTGCAAGTAAAGTGAGAGGATTTGTACTGATTTTTCGCCTGAGAAGAACCACTAGAACCCTGAGGAAGTACACGGTCAGCCAATTCCGCGTCTTACGTGCAGCAAgatcgtctttctgcactcaatcGAAACGCGGCACGCCACACGTGCTGCAGGATCATTTTCAACATTCAATCGAAATGAGTGTCGCACGTTCACCACATTCATTTTCACCGCTTGAGCCAAGGCAATCATTATTACCTCAGATAACAATGCGAATCTATATTTTGCGATCGTGTTTCTTCTTACGAAAGGTCCCTGATAAAGGTTGAACAGCGAGAAAATGGTTCACATTGCGTATGCATCCCTACGTTCTTAACCCACCTTATCTTTATAGGTTGGTGGAAGAAATGTTGCTGCAAAGACATAAAAGGAGATGGCGTTGAGAAAATAAGAATTAAGAAGAAATAATTTCGCGAATTTTAGCTGTTCTTTGGGGTGACAGGTTGAAAGAACAAATACGTTTTTAACAGAGAGGATAACACTGTCTATGAAAGTGGAACAACAGGGCGCAACGGAATCGCTCCCTCATGTCGCCTTTTCACGCATAGGCAATAGTTCTTCATCAATAACAGTCTTGCTTTCTTAAAATTTTACCTGGTTTCCTATCGTTTTCTGGAAGACTTATGAAAAATCCCACCACGTCACCATTTGTAAACCCATCACTGCGGAAAATAATAAAACACAAGAGCTATGTACAAATTACTGATCTCCTCAAACACTTGTTACTTATTTAAGACCAGAAGTAATCCCAGCTTATAGCGCGTCGCCTCATGTACGTTTCATTGAAAATGGCATATCTACGAAACGAACTGGGCATGATGGATATCACGGCGCGACGCCTCAAAATGGCGCGAATCAAATTCTGGACGGGTTAGCATTGGCTTAGCATTGGATAACATAAGATGAAGAACAATCGAACAAAAATATTCTTTTCTGATGTCTCTGATGCCATCTTCGTCCTCTCTTGAAAGAAATATGGCAGGATATGGAGAATGTCGATCAACGTCGTGAAGGGACGCCCTCTCTGTTATTGCGATGCGATTTATGGACGAGTACTtctctttgtttgcagcatgAACGATATTCCAGCATATTTACTCCTGTCGCGagaggacgacgatgacgtcagagacatcgggAAACACGATTTTTGTTCGGTTGTACTTCACCAatgttatctaatgctaaccCGCTGCGCATGCTGGACGCAGTGACGTTTCATGACGGCGCAGATTTGGGCCCCTTATATCGATTTCTTTCGCTGAAACAGCGTAAAGGCAACTCAACAACCCGATTTGGAGGATGTCGATCGTTGACCCTAAAACCAAGAATGGCCATCTGGGATACAAATGATCATCAACAATAAACTCGGGAAGTACAATTGAAGTCAGATGAAAACGACAGAACATGGTCTACGGTCATTTCCTTCCACGGTCTTTACGTTCCTTATTTCGCTCCAAACTTGTTATACCAGGAAAAAAATGACCATGGAACGAAACGACCGGATACCGAAATGTTGCGTTTCTTAACCTACCTGAAGTGTTTTCCTCTGCTTTCGTGAAACCTGGTTCCTTTTTTGCTTCTCCATGAGTAGCTAAACTTATCATAACCTAAAGGGGCTTGAAGATTTCCTGAAGGGGacagttacaaaacaaaaacaaacaaaaaacactcTCACTGTTAACATCAAAGTCCTTGAATAAAATCTTACAGCTCAATAGTTCTTATTCCTGACAGTTCTGATGTGACATTTCCTTGTtttatcaaaagcttttttcattATCAAGTAGGTAGAATAGTGTTTTCAAAGCACTTGACACCGCACGCAATTCACCGACAACTTCCAACGTCCAAAGAAAAAGTTTGTCATTTTTCCCAAAAATGGTGAAATTCAATGGTGTGCAAAGGCTATCTTTCATATCTCTCCTGACACTATTTTCAGTTTTGAAAACCCTAGTAAATTTGATTTCCATGATTGATTGTACATGTAAAATTACTGTTCCTCTCACTCACCGTAAAGCTGTGACCAGCCTATTCTAGTGGCAGAATCTTGCGGTAAATCTACAGTTGCCTGATCAAGAACAATAAAACATTGAAATTTTTTACCAGAAATTCAGTTAGGTACATAATTATGTTAACAATAAGGTGTAAAGGCAATATCTGCCTTTCACTTTTTATTGCAAAACCAATTTTCATTGATCAAGTGATTGTTGAACACTGAATAATAAACTTTAAAAGTTTTTCGCACTTTGTCATTgacaattaattattattggtacAAGGACTttgtgctcgtaatttcaagtCCCTTGctcgattactccctgaattgtaccccctcagtcctattaccattactaaatTGCAGTCATTTACAGGGGAATGCAAAAAATGGTGAATGCAATACACATACCTCAAAGAACCATTTTCCCTTTGTGACTCCTGCAGTATATAAGAAGGTAACAAAAAATACTGGTCAGGCAAGTCCAAGCTAAACCAGAATTATTGTTAAGATATGACAACAGTACAAAGTATTTCTGAATTTATGTCGGTGTAACTAATCTACGTACCATGGGTCCCTCTCACCATACAGTAACCTTTCTCTCCTGTAACCGATAATCTGTCATCAGACAACTTGAGTTGAGGGgctgaaatgaaaattttgtttgagTTACCCATATTACTTTCAAACCATGACAAGATCAATAGCAGAGGAATCTCTGAGGCTGAACAAGTAGAATTGCTTCCCCTTCAATAGAACATACCTAACATCACTATTACTCTAGTCTGCGCACCACACGTTTCAATGGGGTTTAAGAGCAACAAAAATCACCAGGTTTTTCCAAAGTTCCacatgataaaattaatgatcttaTTCTTTATTCAGCCAAGCCACGAAACTATGCTGCTATGCAGGCTAAAATACTCTTTTATTTAGTCAACTGCAAACCTCGGTCATTCATTGAAAGAAGAACTTCTTTGTGAAGTTTAATCCTGTATAAATCTCCAGGGATTGGTTTTCCAGCCCAAAATTCCAAATCCATGTTTGCCATTGGGGCATTACGATCTTGCTCTGCCAGAATGTATCGATAACCATCCTAGAgggattaattattattgaaagaatGGTTAGGATTTCAACATTACTAGAAGGTCTTGTTCAAGTGACAAACTGGATTCATCATGTGACCCATACGAATTGGGTCATATATCATTTTTAATGAAGATAATATCGTGAAAGGTAACACTTTTTGTGTTACACAACAGTAT belongs to Acropora muricata isolate sample 2 chromosome 9, ASM3666990v1, whole genome shotgun sequence and includes:
- the LOC136927701 gene encoding set1/Ash2 histone methyltransferase complex subunit ASH2-like, yielding MRGNKGTNNMADEDIDMENFDERAEIASDFAADDDNEKLDAYDTLESEPEMRVGRSLTDSDLLIALAQVSENKDMIIPESNHLGKHGLNTHSLNASLNSSLGSLGGSLNSSNLLMSKGKESTGSVPRKSARGKRKLDSSQQLSSSKKSKGDIPPSQKLPPHGYPLEHPFNKDGYRYILAEQDRNAPMANMDLEFWAGKPIPGDLYRIKLHKEVLLSMNDRAPQLKLSDDRLSVTGEKGYCMVRGTHGVTKGKWFFEATVDLPQDSATRIGWSQLYGNLQAPLGYDKFSYSWRSKKGTRFHESRGKHFSDGFTNGDVVGFFISLPENDRKPATFLPPTYKDKALIKFKNHLYFEEKDLVDKAEKSLKPLSESQIKFYKNGVCQGVAWQDIYEGTYYPAVSLYKNATITLNFGPDFQFPPTDEDFQPMSYKAVEFAVEQSLSDLLFLVNSQERPIPLPEKILVPPKRK